One Streptomyces hundungensis DNA segment encodes these proteins:
- a CDS encoding helix-turn-helix transcriptional regulator: MAKGLRSARTARGWSQDRLVYEMQRFAERGLIDIASAASLKTYISEWENGRRAITDRYASILRSLLGATDAELRSEAAVRGPQVDGYADLLSRIDAASSLSESVVPSFLAQTELLRTMDRQLGASGLVDQMNGHLAAMEDALTFAVLPGARRPIAAALAGASTLAAWQALDAGAVDRAWRRYELAKKAAQDADSPMYLAHAMGEQAYVLADAGRPQLAVELVRDAQRTHAERQSPRLRAWLAAAEAELCAAAGPDMEAAARAALERANALLPDDGETRDADMLSIFLNAGHLARWRGNVLAKLGDASAMDELYASLGSADASFVRASSGLHCDLTQAHLARGELEEARSHLQQARLVANRTGSVRYRRRVEMLTGRL, encoded by the coding sequence ATGGCTAAGGGGTTACGGTCTGCACGGACCGCGCGAGGCTGGTCTCAGGACCGATTGGTCTACGAGATGCAGCGGTTCGCGGAACGAGGGCTGATCGACATCGCTTCGGCCGCGAGCCTCAAGACCTATATCTCCGAGTGGGAGAACGGCCGCCGCGCCATCACAGACCGGTATGCGTCGATCCTCCGGTCCCTCCTCGGTGCCACTGACGCCGAACTGCGGAGCGAAGCTGCGGTCCGAGGGCCGCAAGTCGATGGATACGCGGACCTGTTGAGCCGGATCGACGCAGCCAGCAGCCTGAGTGAATCCGTGGTTCCGTCGTTCCTGGCGCAGACAGAACTACTCCGCACCATGGATCGACAGTTGGGCGCATCTGGCTTGGTCGACCAGATGAACGGCCACTTGGCTGCGATGGAGGATGCGCTGACCTTTGCCGTACTGCCGGGGGCGCGACGCCCCATCGCGGCAGCCCTCGCGGGTGCATCGACCCTCGCCGCGTGGCAGGCGCTGGACGCCGGTGCAGTGGACAGGGCTTGGCGTCGGTACGAGCTTGCCAAGAAGGCTGCGCAGGATGCCGACTCCCCGATGTACCTGGCTCATGCCATGGGGGAGCAGGCGTACGTACTCGCCGACGCCGGCCGACCGCAGCTCGCTGTTGAACTCGTGCGGGACGCTCAGCGCACCCATGCCGAGCGGCAGTCGCCGAGACTCCGGGCGTGGCTTGCGGCTGCGGAGGCAGAGCTGTGCGCGGCGGCAGGGCCCGACATGGAGGCGGCGGCGCGAGCGGCGCTTGAGCGGGCGAACGCACTTCTTCCAGATGACGGGGAAACGCGTGATGCCGACATGCTGAGCATCTTCCTCAACGCTGGGCACCTCGCCCGATGGCGGGGGAACGTGCTCGCCAAGCTCGGGGACGCCTCAGCGATGGACGAGCTGTACGCCTCTCTGGGCAGCGCGGACGCGTCCTTCGTGCGCGCATCCTCTGGCCTTCACTGCGACCTCACCCAGGCGCATCTGGCTCGGGGAGAGCTAGAGGAAGCGCGGTCCCATCTCCAACAGGCCAGGTTGGTGGCGAACCGCACGGGGTCCGTGCGGTATCGCCGACGGGTGGAGATGCTTACCGGGCGCCTGTAG
- a CDS encoding NUDIX domain-containing protein — protein sequence MGPKTQRVYETIRSWIEDGRYKAGDKLPSERSMCADLEIGRTALRQVLARLVNERLIKAYDRSSYRVLAGGDTPTPAEGEPWVIHGSRTVYDNRWVNLDLVDVEPPGVERFEHHVVRLFRVAVTAVIDEQDRVLMLWRYRFVPQQWGWELPGGIVDPGEEAAATAARETEEETGWRPGPVEHVTSYQPMIGMVDSPHEIFVARGAEKVGEPTDAEEAGEVAWIPLDDIPRLMSEGKLMGSGTLVALLHILASRTTGAR from the coding sequence ATGGGACCCAAAACACAGAGGGTCTACGAGACGATCCGATCCTGGATCGAGGACGGCCGGTACAAGGCCGGGGACAAGCTGCCCTCGGAGCGGTCCATGTGCGCCGATCTTGAGATCGGGCGTACCGCACTGCGTCAAGTTCTGGCCCGGCTGGTTAACGAGCGCTTGATCAAGGCGTACGACCGCAGCTCGTACCGTGTGCTGGCCGGTGGCGATACTCCGACGCCAGCGGAGGGGGAACCCTGGGTCATTCACGGGTCACGCACGGTCTACGACAACCGCTGGGTCAACCTGGATCTGGTCGACGTGGAGCCACCCGGCGTGGAGCGCTTCGAGCACCACGTGGTCCGACTGTTCCGGGTAGCCGTGACGGCCGTGATCGACGAGCAGGACCGCGTACTGATGCTGTGGCGGTACCGGTTCGTTCCGCAGCAGTGGGGCTGGGAGCTGCCCGGGGGAATCGTGGACCCTGGCGAGGAGGCCGCCGCGACGGCCGCCCGCGAGACCGAGGAAGAGACGGGGTGGCGGCCCGGCCCGGTCGAGCACGTCACCAGCTACCAGCCGATGATCGGCATGGTCGACTCCCCTCACGAGATTTTTGTGGCCCGGGGCGCCGAGAAAGTAGGCGAGCCTACAGATGCAGAAGAGGCGGGCGAGGTCGCCTGGATTCCTCTGGACGACATCCCGCGCTTGATGTCCGAAGGCAAGCTCATGGGGTCGGGCACGCTCGTGGCCCTGCTCCACATCCTGGCGTCGCGCACTACAGGCGCCCGGTAA